From Balaenoptera ricei isolate mBalRic1 chromosome 5, mBalRic1.hap2, whole genome shotgun sequence:
AAGTTGCCTGACTCTAAGGTCATGCTAGTCCCATTACACCAAACTGCCTTCACTTTTGGAGATGAACAAAATCTTCACAAGCCAAGATTCAAATATCAAGTTTCTGTTCTATCAGTTACACTCTAGACCATTCAAGCTCTGTGGTTCAAAAGAGATTCAAAATTCCATGACTCTCAAAGTCTTAAATATACCCTCAAAGAATTCCAACACAAGGTTTACTAGTAGCTTTATAGCATATATAtcttgggttggccaaaaagtttgtttgggttttcccattatggaaaaacccaaacaaactttttggccaacccagtaattCATCCAATAAACAATAATTGTTGTCTTGGAATCATTTGGatttattatgaaaattcttGAGACtgtttttgagaaaaataagcatataaacaAGGTTAAAAATGGGGTAGAGAAGATAAATCCAAAATATCTcacttctgtctttcttttttttaagagagaaataTTACTAATTGGGATTTCTCCTATGTCAATTGAATGATTTTTACCTAATTCACTCTTCATtacaaaaatatgtaaagattACAAATATCCCTTTTTAACCTACCGCAATGACAAAAGTTTTCTTGATGCCATTTGGTCGATCACTTTAACCCAGTAGCCTGGGTAAGAATCACCACAATGTAGGGGGGTGTCTGAATGTTCCACACATGTTGCAACTTCTATTATTTTTGTACTTGATATAACTGAAAGTCTACTAAACCCATgactgtgttaattttttttttttttcaggtttgccAGGCATATGAGGGCTAGAAAGCTATCCATACTGTCAATAGTGTGTGCCTTTTTTGGAGTTATGGTTTCTTGTGAAAATATATGTTTTGGCTCAGATATTAGCTTGATGCAGCATTTATGATCAGTAATGTTTTTTCAACTAGCACATGTGCCCAAGAAGATCCTGGGAAAATTTTTGAGTGAGCATTGTACTGAATAAATGCTTTAGCATACTCAGTGTTCTAACTGTATACATTTGATATCTCTAACATGTCTAATTCACCATTTCCTCTAAGCAGGGAGAATGCCAATTTTGGTCACACCTGTTTTCAAAACCAATAGTTTTTTTTATTTGCTAAGATTCTGTTTTCTATAACTTCTGTTGTTAGTTTCTTCTTCAGTGTTAATTTGGGACCCAAGAATCGCAGTAGATAAATAAGGGAGGCCTAGGAAAACTAATGTAGGGAACGAAAACTGAAAAGCATGGGATTGGTCTAGACCCAGAAGTGGTCACAATGGAACCAAGGATCAAAGGAAAGATGCATACCAAACCAGAGGTCAGTCAATGGCCTGGTGTGAAATCCAGAGAGTTGGAaagcagagaaagggaagaaatgggAAGCCAGGAGGAAATGAGGTCTCAGGCAGAAAACTGAAGTCAGAGCAAGATTGGGAAGGGGAAGTTGACACACCACCCATCCAAGCAATcaagaatcaaagaggaaacactCTTGGGAAGAGAGACTCTAAACCCAAAGTCTGTCTCCACCAGGATTAGTTTTAAATGTTTCCATCTATGGGCAGGAGCTAAGCCCGCCACACAGAGAGACAGGTGGTTAACCAGGAATCAAGAGCAGATCCTGACAATATTAAGATCTACTTTACTAGGATACTTAGAGTGGAATTTTATTCAACAATAAATTAGATAACAAAGATATAATAATGAAGAAAACAGGTAAGATTTcctaccctcatggagtttacattttatAGAGGTAGGTAAATACAGGTCATGGAGCATAGTTACAGAACACAACTTTTCAGACTTGAAAGGTAACCTAATTTCTATCCTTATCTAGGTCCACTTCCATAAACAGCTATCCTAGCATTTGCTCTAATTAATTCCTGaacttgtctctttttttttcttattcactttttctaggaaattttttttcacatattccttttctttgttcctataTTCACTTCTGGAGCCATTCTGGTTTTAagttctcattcatttttttaatatctcatgATTCCCATATCCAATTCAAATCAATATGAATTCAATATTTCTAGGCTCCAGAGAAGACATCAAAAGGAGAAAGGGCAAGTCTCTCCACTCAAGGAGATTTTATTTCTGCAGGAGTCCATATGTCCTCAAGAAGCTGTCAGACCAGGATGAATGTTATGATGGCCCACACGGGAGGCATTATGTACTGTGGTGGTAAAAAGGCTATGATAACAGAGGACAGTTTCCAGATTCCCAGAACAGAACTGAAATTGCTTTCAGTTGGCAGGCATCGGGAAATGCTTATAGAGGAAATCTAATGaatttataagaaaattaaataaaattagataaaatttaaTGAGTAAACATTAAATTCAAGAGTAGGGACTGTGTCTGATTCCTCATTTTATCCCTAGTACCTAGAACCAGAGCCTGGAATGTGGTAATAATTTAAGtacacaacaaatatttgttgaactgatCTTGAATGATTGGATTAAATCCTGGACAACTAGGAGGACTTCAATTAAGTAAAACTGGGGCAAACAGAGCAGGTCTTTTCGAAGAAAAGAAAGACACGACAtgagcaaaaataagaaaagagaaaaatgtgagcAGAGGGTAGCCTAATTTGGATGAAGTGTTTACAGAAAAGGCCCGTTTGAAAGCTTAATGATTTTATATGAGACTCGCTGGTTTCAGCATCGTGGTGAAAGCGTGCGCCCCATATCAAGGAAAATGGGGGAAGGAGTAAGATAACCAGGCAGACTCAATTCAGATGTCTGGCTGAGTGAGGCTAATAAGAAGGGGCCCAGGAGAGAAGTGTCAGATTGGAGAGAGCAGTATGGTAGGGAGAGAGCTAGAGGAACAAAGAGTGAGACCCAAGTGGGGAGGAAGACGGGACAGGTGGGGTAGGACCCCAGGACCAAAATCACAGGAGGAAGAAGCCTGGGCTGGGTGGACACAGGCCTCATCTCGGCTTCGCCATTAACTATTCGCTTTGGGGGCGAGTCACTTCCTTCTGAGTGTGTtctctcgtctgtaaaatggagatgaaaccTACATCACCCTATCATGTCTACATAAGACAACTTTTGTTAGATACCTGATATATACAGTATACCACCATAAAAATAAGTATGTTTCTATAGAATTACATAGAGAATATGTTTACTCATAGAAAAGACGAATATATAgcagtattgggttggccaaaaagtacgGAACATcatatggaaaaacccaaacgaactttttggccaacccaatacactgattttctagggctgctgtaacaaagtaccacaaactgctggtgtagaacaacagaaatgtgttctctcatcaTTCCAGGTGCCAGAAGTacgaaatcaaggtgttggcagagttgaTTTTTTCTTGGAGGCTCAGAGGGAGAATCTTGCCTCTCTCTTAACTTCTGGTGGTTGttggcaatccttggtgttcccaTGCTTATAGTCGCCTAACTCCAATCTCcgcctctgttgtcacatggcGTCCTccttgtgtgtctctgtgtgtctcctttTCTCACAAGGACgacagtcatattggatttagggcccaatCTACCCcgctatgacctcatcttaactaattacatctgcaaagaccccatttccaaataaggtcacattctgaggttccaggttgGCATGAATTTCAACCCAGCATAAGAAGTATATTCCTaacttattcttatttttataatagcttCGACAGGCTATTATTATAAGAACTAGGATTTGAGCCTTAGAGGGGAGGGGAACAAAACGGTTGAGGTCCCAGGTCAGGAAATCTGAATTCCATCTATTCCTCTTCCCACGTGTGTAGCCTCGGAGGCTACACCCTCTTTAGTGGTTAGTCTTCTCATCTGATAAACAGGGGGCAGAACTTCAGAGTGTTTGGGGAGGACTAAGGGAAGTAATGCGTGTGATGCACTTTGCATGGTACTGGCCCAGAGGGATGGTGCTCAGCTCACTCTAAGGAGGCTAACCTGTGCTGCAGGTGCCGGTGGGGGGGTGGATAGGGGGAGGGCAAAGTTTCTGCTCATGTGAACGTGACTCACCATTCATCCGGACACAGGCCGAAAGCACTACGTGGAGAGCCCCTCTCATCTTTACAATCTAGCACTCTGCCACTACGACTTCCCCAGGCCAGCTTGCTCAGTGCTAACCCAAGTGACTCGCCACCGCTCTTGATCCAGGTCCCATGGAAATgccaggccactggccactgtccaAAGTCTAGCACTTCAGTTTGCCCACCAGCTTTATACACTATATTATTGGACTCCGAAAACCAACTGCTTAATCCTCATCGTCAACTTCTTCTTAAGTTATTTTTGGaaagaacaatttaaaatatatgtaaataatgcCTTAACTTTCATAAATCTGTAATACATTATCTTGCTAAAACTTTATAACTCTTTCAGGTGGAAAACCAGGTAGTTTATTTACATGACTTAAACACAACACTTCGCTGTATCCTGACTGGTGGGAACACCTTCCACAGTACGTGCTTATATTAGCCATATTCTAGGAGTTCATTGTTGGCCACCTGGTAATGAAATATACAAATCTGAATCAGTTACGCAGTTTGTGGTAGTCACTATCTTATCCACAAAGAAGGCTGACCATAGTAATACCTTTGAATAGACTTAAGACTTGGCCTGAAGTTATACTGTCAAAATCTAGATTGGTCTCCTGTTGGTTTGCTCGATTTAACACTCAGTTTTGTCAGCTTGCAGTTGGTTTTCCAGGGTGCTGTACTGAGAGCCTTACAGGAGGAGTAAAATCTGAACATTACCTTTGCTATTCGTGAGGCACTTTTATATCATGAGTCCATACTCTTGGATTCAATTGATGTTACGGAATGATGTATAAATGCAGCAGGGCTGCAGAGTGCCCTTTAACCCCCGGATGGGCAAATATTCTCAGgattttaagaaaatgattttaagaaCTGCTGTATGCTCTTGCCTGTTATAAAGTTCTTGGATAAGCAGGCAGGCAGGGATTCTTACTGACTGATGTCTAAGATAAGCAAATCATGCATTATTTTCAAACCTTAGGAAGCCCAAGGTTGTGTACCAACCACCTGAATCTAGAAAAGTGAAATGCAACAAAATTCCTGGCAATTCACAAGTTGCAGATGCTTTACATTTGGTATTTGGGATCTACCTGAATTTGAGTGTGTCTACACTATCATTTCCATTTACTTTATAGTtaagtacagtcattttcatttGTAACAGCTACATATGACAGGCAAGGAAACACTTAAAACCACAAGTGATCTTGGAGCATGTGTGCAAAAGATGACACGAGACTGCTTTTGTCTTCTGAGCTCATTCCTCATTTCTGTGTCCGAAATATATCAGCCACCATATATAAAACTTTTAACAGAACCCAGATTTCACGAATTTGTGGCTTGcctgaacttattttttttaaatcctggatGTACTGCAGATGAAAATGATCTCTATTACTTTAGAAATTGcactttacaaaataaaaaagatgaacatttttcagatttatttcagAACATTCTAAATCCCAGGAACGTTTATTGATGTAAATCCACACAGATTAAGCAATTTAGAGATTTGGGGCAAACAGGCACCACTCTGCAGTACGTTTGGAAAAGAGAAAGCATCTCAGCACATGTTCTGCCACAAAGCATTTGGCAGTCTAAGTTAGCGCTTCAGATTTCCTTCTGAAAGGGACAAGAGACTTCCTGTCATTCCTCTGGGTTTCTGCATGTGACACGGAGGTGCACGATGCAAAATGTAAACAGATGTAAATggtgagggagggagccaggCCAGTGTGTGCTTCTACACACTCTCCACAACCTGCTCGGGGCGCGGTCCGCCTCTCCTAGGAGCCGGCGGCGGACGTTTCCACCCAAGTCACAGGACTcttgactggtttatttcaccaATATTTACTTATGGAAATCAAGGGGCGTGGCCGGGGCGGGAGGAGGGGTCTGGGGCCGAGGGGCTCCGACCGCAAAACAGCACCAGTAACCTTATCTGCAGGGATCATTAACCTTTCTGGAAAACGCAGCTGGCTGTGCTCTGAGGTTTGTCCTCAGAATGTGAGGAGAGCCACACAGATACCGCAGAAACTGTTCAAAGGCTGTTGGGTTTACCTTGCGAGCTTTTGCTCCACCGTAGTGCGGCAGAAAAATGAGATTGCaacaattcttttttctgttccttgttTTTATGATGAGTCTTCTACCTATCCACGGACAGAGACCAGGTAGGACTTGGACGGATTTGTACCGAGTGACTTGTTTTCGTGCCTGTTTGTGTGAATGGGCCTCTGAGCATGACTGTGTCTGTGGAAAATCGCGTAGGTGTGCTTGGGGGTGAGTGTGTAGGATTTCAGAAGTATGTTATCTATCCCGTTAGGTCTGTtatttggatatttaaaaaatagctggATTTTAGAATGATGATAAATATTTGaccattatttttctaaatttgaagaaaattgaTCCCAAAGCTATCATAGATATGGTGTCCTTATAAGTAAAAAGAGAGCTGTTATTTCTAGATATATAGTTAGATGTGTCACTTCAAAAAGTGCCATTTTAGTATTACTGTGCTTACAGAGccaaaaaaagtcaaaaatatgTATggtcaagataaataatattaatttacttGACACATTTTTCAAGGATTGTATCAGTCGTGTTGTTCTTAACTAACAGGAATTTAGtaaacaaagttatttttttaaagtgcttttacTTCAAAACCAAATATCTAAGATTTCAAAGCGCTggcaagtaaaaaagaaaaaaaaattagaaagttttCTAAGGAAAAAGCCAACCCAAATTTAAATAGAAAGATGACACCATTTATATCTAAATATGTTAGATTATTCACTTGATAATATACTTCTCCATTTACAACAGAAAATGGTGCATAACTGGTTAAACATTCAGTCTCTGCCTTTTAGTTAGAAGTTTGATCACTGAGACTATTTCAAATGATGCTTCCTGGTCTGACCTTTttacataaataagaaaaaagtttcaaATTAGCAATTCAGAAAGCAGCTGATCCCTTCTTACTGTTTATAGCAATTGCTATTCAAATCGTTTCTCCTCTCAAAATACAGAGCAACTTGGACAATAGTCTTGTAAAATATTTGTGATTAATTCACTACGTAAACTAAGAAGTCTAGAAACATTTAGAAAGAAGTCATGTAGGAGAAGAATTTTACTATTAAATCCCACCATCAACAATGAACTGTTAGGAATACCTGTCCTGAATTTGCATCccattaattttttatatcacAATCACATCTGAACAGATAGCAAATAATCGCAGTATAATTTGGATCGAAAGTATTCCCTCACAGTCTTCAGATTAAACAACAACTAATTTTCTGTAAATGCccctgatattttccttttttttttttttccagctaatTTGGCAATGAGAAGAAAATTGCACAGGTACAACTGCCTTCAGAGAAGATGTATGCCTCTCCATTCACGAGTGCCCTTCCCCTGAGGTATTTCTGACCGAAAGAGTTTTACTACATTTAGGCCATGTTCCAGATTAGATATACCTACGAATGCTTAAATGGCTTTAGAGTGATGTCAGTTTAAGGAATGCATACTAATGGTTTGCATACTAACAGTGAAATGAAATGATGTTTGGGAATGGCTTTAGTCATTTAATGGGATGGAGGAGGAAAATGTAGGAAAATCTTGATAATTGTTGAATCTGAGTGATAGTTATATGGGGATTAATACTATTGggtgtgtttgaaatttttcataattaaaaaaatcaggcACGAGGAGAATGTAATGAATTATAAAGGTATCTTTAAACACGTGTTTTGAAAATCTCTGAACAGCTCCCTATGCTCTCCAGAACAAGCACGTTTCCCATTAACACCACTCTATGCTTGAAAGCATTCGGACACGTTTgcccaccaccaccaaatggatGATGTATTAGCCTCAATActtagtaatttatttttcctgaaaatatttcttttcatatataaaatcaaACTTAATATTAATGACATGGCAGCTTTCCAGCTTCACTAACAGAATTGGTCTTGATGGTTGCATCTTTAAGGATAAATTCTGAATAGaattttgttcctgattttacaCTACCCCCATCACCAGTAATACTGCTTGAATCAGTTAACATCAAACACCGCCCAAGTTTGTTACTTCACactaaaaaataagaaacttgACAATccattgtaattattttaagCCCTTGAATTCACATGAAATatatcttcctttaaaaaaaagtcatagaaaTATCCCTCAGCTGGTTAACATAACACAGGCGGTTGCTAAATTAGCCTATTCATCTGGCCTGTGGACTGGAGCATTTATGGCACTATGCATTCAGGGAAAAGAATGATTGCTGTGCC
This genomic window contains:
- the APELA gene encoding apelin receptor early endogenous ligand produces the protein MRLQQFFFLFLVFMMSLLPIHGQRPANLAMRRKLHRYNCLQRRCMPLHSRVPFP